A segment of the Marinomonas posidonica IVIA-Po-181 genome:
TGGTAAAGTTCAGTTAAAATTTTACACATAACAAGCTGTTCAAGGTGGGACTTCTAATCGTTTACTCAGTTTCGCTAGGCTACACATTTTAGCTGATGATTATCAGCCCCTTAAATGGGCGTTATGCATATGGAGTATTAAAATGATTGATGGCTATCGAATCACTTCTGATAGGAGTGAGATGAATATTGAATCGATTCATAATTTTATTTCCCATTCTTATTGGGCGAGTGGTATTCCAATTGAAACCTTAAAGAAGGCCATTAATAATTCTCTCTGTTTTGGGGTGTTTAGCAGTCAAGGTTTGCAAGTTGGTTTTGCACGAATGATTACGGATTTATCTACCTATGCCTATCTCGCTGATGTTTATGTGCTTGAGGAACATAGAGGAAAAGGCCTCAGTAAATGGCTGATGCGAGAAATAATGGATCACCCTGATATGCAAGGCCTTAGAAGAATGGGGCTCGCCACTCTAGATGCACACGGGCTCTATAAACAATATGGATTTTCAGAGTTAGCCACCCCTGAAATATTTATGGAAAACTGGAATCCAGACGTTTACAAAAATGCATAACAAGGTTAATCGGAACCAAATTACAGCACAGTTTGGTCCGCAACGGGGTTAGTTGCAGGATAGAGGGTAAATGAAATACGTTATATCAACTCAATCTGACGGAAATAGATTGGCTGAAATAAGAGCCGCTGCAATGAAGCCAAGCTTAGAGGCTTTAGGTCGATTTGATGAAGCGCGAGTGAGAAGTCGGTTTCTAGAATCCTTTGTACCAGCTGAGACCTTTAAAATGGTATCGGATGATGACATCTTAGGATTCTATGTGGTGCGGGATAAAGGTGATCATGTGTTCTTGGATCACCTTTATGTCGAGCCGCGTTTTCAGAATATGAAAATTGGTAAGGGGGTTGTTGATTTAGTGAAGAAAGAGGCAGCTCAGCGTGACTTACCTGTGCGGTTAGGGGCATTAAGAGGTAGTAAGTCGAATGACTTCTACAAACAAAATGGTTTTGTTAAAACCCATGAAGATGAGTTTGATATTTACTATGAGTACCGCAGCAGCTAACAATCCATAGTTGTTTAAAAGGCTTGCTACGCAAGTGGACTTCGCCACAAGGTGGCCGGTTATTGAGGCGTTAACATTCGATGGAAAGTAGCGTGATGTTTCATCTAATTCCAAATTTTCACAAGACAAAAAAAGACCGATATGAAAATCACATCGGTCTTTTTTTATTTCAAGCCTCTAATCATCCAACGCCATTTCTGCCATTTTTATGGTGTTTTCAAACGAAGCACAGCCTGCGATAAACAAGCCGTTATGACAGAACATGGCATCTTCTAAACCTGTGACCTCTTGTAGTTCTTTATCAGACAATCCTGCCCACGGCGCGGGGAGTTTTTTACGGTCTTCAAACGAACCGAGTTCGACGGGCACGGTTTGTATGCGCCACTGTCCTGTTTGCGACGGATAAACCATAAACAAGGCGTCTTGCGATAACCTAAGTACCGTGGTTTTCCATGGCGTGTATTGTTCTAACACTATGACTCTTGGGTCTTCGGCTTTTTCTATGGCGTTGGCAACGATGGCTTTTGCGTTTACGCCTCCGCTTGCTGCAGCAATGAATCGAGTCAAGATGCGTGATGCAAAGGCAACCGCTTCATCAAAGCAGGCATTAAAATCGCCTTCTTCTTGCCACGTAGGATTAAACATTGAGATGGTTTGGCTCAGGCTGATACCCGTTTGTACACCTTCTACGTGTCCGCAATCGATTGCGTCGATGGTGGATACTAAATTTTTATCTAATGAGTCGGCGACTTCTTGATTGGCTGCACATATTTCTAGGCCGTATTTTTGCCAAATTAATCCAAAGGATGAAAACGGGATGCCGTTTTCACGTGCACCTGCACCACCTTTTTGGTGATGATCAAAACGATCTTTTTCTGCATCGTATATTCCGCCTACGTCTAACACTATGTCTGCTTTTGCTATGATTTCTAAGTCACGTGTACGTATTAATTCTACCGCTGGAAAAATTTTTTTGAGTGCCGCTACCGCAAATACGTCGTCTGCGTGGAAATTGCCATTGTGCGTTGCGATTACTTTAACTTGTTCGGTCATTCTAGGGTCTCTTTTATTGATGTCATTTCACTTAACAGCACACAGGTACTAAAAATCGGGATTTTACGGGGTTTTAATGGCGGGTGACACAGTTCATTGTAGAAAAATGAAGATAGGCATACATAAAAGCCAATACGCATAGTGGACTTTGGATTTCCTAGTGTTTATTCGACTGCAATAGGATCAAAATACGTCGCCAACA
Coding sequences within it:
- a CDS encoding MYG1 family protein, producing the protein MTEQVKVIATHNGNFHADDVFAVAALKKIFPAVELIRTRDLEIIAKADIVLDVGGIYDAEKDRFDHHQKGGAGARENGIPFSSFGLIWQKYGLEICAANQEVADSLDKNLVSTIDAIDCGHVEGVQTGISLSQTISMFNPTWQEEGDFNACFDEAVAFASRILTRFIAAASGGVNAKAIVANAIEKAEDPRVIVLEQYTPWKTTVLRLSQDALFMVYPSQTGQWRIQTVPVELGSFEDRKKLPAPWAGLSDKELQEVTGLEDAMFCHNGLFIAGCASFENTIKMAEMALDD
- a CDS encoding GNAT family N-acetyltransferase encodes the protein MIDGYRITSDRSEMNIESIHNFISHSYWASGIPIETLKKAINNSLCFGVFSSQGLQVGFARMITDLSTYAYLADVYVLEEHRGKGLSKWLMREIMDHPDMQGLRRMGLATLDAHGLYKQYGFSELATPEIFMENWNPDVYKNA
- a CDS encoding GNAT family N-acetyltransferase, yielding MKYVISTQSDGNRLAEIRAAAMKPSLEALGRFDEARVRSRFLESFVPAETFKMVSDDDILGFYVVRDKGDHVFLDHLYVEPRFQNMKIGKGVVDLVKKEAAQRDLPVRLGALRGSKSNDFYKQNGFVKTHEDEFDIYYEYRSS